Within Patescibacteria group bacterium, the genomic segment TGCATAACCTTTGACGGTTTCAATTAAATTCGGAATTAAATCATATCTCCTTTTTAATTGAACATCAATATCAGACCATGCCTCGTTAGTGCGGTTTTTTAATCTAATTAAACCATTAAATACCGCAATCACCCACAAAACTATAGCAGCAACTACTATAAGTATAATATATAATAATGACATAAATTTATTATTAATTAATTGTTAATATTTAGTCGATTCTGACTCGATTAGTATTCCATTGGCGGGGTTCCGCCTTCTTTTTTTTCTTCTGGAATGTCGGTTATTATTGCTTCGGTTGTCAGAAATATTGATGCCATTGAAGCTGCGTTTTGCAAAGCGCTTCGAGTGACTTTAACCGGGTCAATAATTCCTGCTTCCAGCATATTAACTCTTCCTTTTCCCACATCAACAGAATCCGCCTTGGTAAAATCGTATCCTATATTAGTATGTTCTTTTTTCTGAATATCGTCAACAATAATTGAGATATCTTTAATTCCGGCATTCACGGCAATCTGCCTTAACGGAGCGACTAATGCTTTTTTAATTATGCTTACGCCGATTTTTTCTTCTGCTGATAAATTATCCTTGATAAATTCATCAAGCATATATGCGGCTTTTGCCAGAGCAGCTCCGCCGCCAGGCACAATACCCTCTTCAATAGCAGCCCGTGTTGCATTCAAGGCGTCTTCAATCTTAAATTTTTTGTATTTCATTTCCGCTTCTGTTGCTGCGCCGACTTTAATTATTGCTACCCCGCCGGCCAGTTTCGCCAATCTTTCCTGCAGTTTTTCTTTGTCAAAACCTGATTCAGTATTTTCCAACTGCGTTTTAATCTGTTTTATTCTGTTTTCAATTTCCGATTTCTCTCCTTTTCCGCCGACGATAGTGGTTTTTTCTTTTGTGGAAACTATTTTGTCTGCCTGGCCCAGCATATTTAATTCAGTATTTTCAAGTTTCAGTCCGGCTTCCTCGGAAATAAGTTTTCCTCCAGTCATAATCGCAATATCCTGCATCATTTCCTTTCTCCTGTCGCCATAACCCGGCGCTTTTACTGCCAAGGCATTAAATGTTCCTCTTAATTTGTTTACCACTAAAGTTGCTAAAGCTTCGCCTTCCACTTCTTCGCCGATTATCACTAAAG encodes:
- the groL gene encoding chaperonin GroEL (60 kDa chaperone family; promotes refolding of misfolded polypeptides especially under stressful conditions; forms two stacked rings of heptamers to form a barrel-shaped 14mer; ends can be capped by GroES; misfolded proteins enter the barrel where they are refolded when GroES binds), with translation MAKQFKFNEDARQELKKGVDKLANTVRLTLGPKGRNVVLDKGFGTPIITNDGVTVAKEVELPEKFQNMGAELIKEVAEKTNNVAGDGTTTAVVLAQAIIEEGLKNVTAGSDPLEIKKGIDKAVKATIEALNAIKKPVKDKKEISQVATIASEDKEVGDLLADIIEEVGKDGVVTVEESQTFGLSKELVKGMQFDNGYISHYMITNAERMEAEYRDPYILITDHKISAINDILPLLEKMSQAGKKTLVIIGEEVEGEALATLVVNKLRGTFNALAVKAPGYGDRRKEMMQDIAIMTGGKLISEEAGLKLENTELNMLGQADKIVSTKEKTTIVGGKGEKSEIENRIKQIKTQLENTESGFDKEKLQERLAKLAGGVAIIKVGAATEAEMKYKKFKIEDALNATRAAIEEGIVPGGGAALAKAAYMLDEFIKDNLSAEEKIGVSIIKKALVAPLRQIAVNAGIKDISIIVDDIQKKEHTNIGYDFTKADSVDVGKGRVNMLEAGIIDPVKVTRSALQNAASMASIFLTTEAIITDIPEEKKEGGTPPMEY